AGAAGGAATTGCTGCAAAAGATGGCAGAGTTCAGGAAGGAGACCAAATTATCCAGGTAGAATTTATTccattgtatatttatatataaaatataaatcaaagcTTATTGTATTTATCCTTCACATGCTGAAGATCAATGGAATGGACATCCAGAGCCATGAGGCGGCAGTGACACTTCTGACCAAGGTGGGGAGTAAGAATGTGACCCTTCTAGTGGCTCGACCAGAAAGTCAGGTCTGCTAACCGTTCTGTGCACTTCcagataaagattttttaaattacattagatTATTGTTAGGTTTTTCCAATCCTGTTCCTGTAGGACCACCTTTTGGGAGAGTTTGGCTCAAAGCCAATTTAAACACACCTCAACTAACCAAAATTGTGCATGAAGGTGGCCCTTCTGAAGCATGTTTGGACACTCATGATTTAAgttaaagaattaagaattaaagaaTGACATTGCATTTTGGTATGGGTTGCAGGATGTTGGCCGGTTGGAGAAGGATAGATACAACTTAAAAGACTTGCACGTGGGAATACTGGAGCAGCAACATCACAAGGTCAAGGAGTTTACTGCAAGTATGCTGCAGCAGGCAAGTTAATAAGGCTTAAGTCAACAGTGAAATTCTCACTTTATCCAATTAAAAGGTGCAAACCTTACTATAAAAGTGATTTGCAAGCTATTAAAAGTTCTACCCACTCAATTTAACAGAGCACAAATGAAGAAGATGGAGGCACTACAGATACGGCTACTTTACTATCCAACCAGCATGAAAAAGACAGCGGCGTAGGCCGCACAGACGAAAGCACTCGTAATGATGAAAGCTCAGAGCAAGACATCTTGGGGGATGACCAGAATTCCTTCTGTGACACTCTCCCAGAAAACCACAAGAAGTACAACAATAATCTGGACACTGTTGAAAGTGGGGACATGCACTTAAGCAATGACTCCTTCCTTTCAGTTGACAATGGAGACAGTGGAAACTTCCTTGGCATACCTGGCACAACGTGTGATCATTTCCGGAAACAGCTTGAACCGAAATCTCTGATGAATGGTAACAGTCTTCCGGGATTTCTGGAGCATGATGCCACACTATTTGGAAAGAGGGTAAGTGGAGACTGTGATGATCAAGAGATTCAAATACTTAATGAGGAGCTACTGAACATTGAGCTTAAGTGCCTGAGTATCATACAAGCACACAGGCTTAAGGCTGAAGTTGGTGATCTGCAAGCCAAAAATCCCAGTAACGAGCACTTTGAGCAAGTCCATCAGGACCTCATCAATAACCACGTGGACAATGAAGGCTCTACTAGTGCTTACAACACTGGAGAGAGCAGCTGGAGCTTACGTCCTGCTCTGGAGTCAGATTCTCCCGACTCACAAAGGATGGTTGCTGGAGACAAGGGTAAAGGTTCTCCCATGCATAGACGCAACTCAACAGCAGGATGCTCCAAACATCACCTCTCCCCCATTCAGGAGATCAGTCCCACCAAGAGTTTGCCTGGAGATCCAGAGGTCATAAATCAAGGGAAAAGAAAGCAGAGTAAGAAAAAGATCCCAAGGAAGAGTCTTTTGCCATCCTTGTGTCATTCCTCATACAAGAACACCTACATCCCAGCTCATGCACAACATTACCAAAGCTACATGCAACTTATCCAGCAGAAGTCAGCTGTGGAATATGCCCAGAGCCAAGTCAGCTTAGCCAGCCTGTGCATGAATGCAGAAACCACCCCCACAGAGTCCAAGCTCAGGATGGGGTGGAAGGTAAAGATCCGTAGCGATGGAACAAGATACATCACCAAAAGGCCCATCAGGGACCAGCTTCTGAAGAAGCGAGCTTTGCACATTCGAGAAGAACGCTGCAGCGCAACAACAGATGACGATGCAGCAAGTGAACTAAAACTGGGTCGATACTGGAACAAAGAGGAGCGCAAACAGCATGCGGCACGAGCCAAAGAACAGCGTCAACGGCGGGAACTCATGAAGCAGTGCTGCATAGAGAGCAAAGAACAAGCAGGAGCAATGGACAAGAAGGAGGCGGATATTATCCAGCTTAGCCGTAAAaggatgatgaagaggaggaacAAGAAGATATTTGACAACTGGATGACCATTCAGGAGCTGCTGACACATGGCACAATGTCCACAGACGATAAAAGACTATATAATTCCTTTCTTTCTGTGACTACAGTTTAAGGGATTGCTTGGTTTAGGGCACTTTACTAGTTTACTGTGTAAAAATGTGTGAGGTTTGGTGTGGGAAATCTTGCCTCATTTAAGGAGGTGGGTCATTTATGGACTACGTATGAAAATCGACAGAGATTTGTGAGCCAACAGTGAATATGAATTCAAACAAACTACAGATATCTTAAATATGCTTTATAGAACTTGAGGGTGCACTAACGTTTCAGTTTGTACTGaggttattttattaaacaactcATAGTTTAATGTATAAAACAGATGGAAATAGATTTTGTGTTAAATTCTAGCTCGTATGTGCAGTTACTGGCCATTACTTGCATATCACCCACTTGTTGTAATCACTAACACTCTTAGGTTTCACTTAAACATTGTGGTGAAAATTAGTTGTTCATGACCTGATGTTCCAAAAAGTCTTACTCTGATAAAAGGTTAGAAATGTCTCCGCTTTCACAGATTAAGCATATCACTGCTTTTATTGTGAACATTTATTGCTCTTCAGGAATACTGTCGAAAGCCCCAAGCATTCAGTTCACATTGAGATCACACAATTTCACTTTTCACAAAAGCAGTGAACACTTATTATctacaaaatctaatttaaaaatttGACATATCAAAAAGGAGCTGTGGAAATAGGTATGGGTTGAACAGCCTGGATTCCTGTCCGTAGGAAGCATGAAAAGTACAGTTTAAGAGATGTTGGTGTTGAGAGTGTTGCTCATTTTAACCTTTATACAACAGCTTGCCATTGTctgataaaacaaaatgaaaatcttatAACAAATAAGGATGACTCAAACAGTGGTTAAGTATATTATGTCAGTTGAAAAGACAGGCTCACTATATTAAGTTACACATTGCAACCAACAGCACTCGAGTATCTAGTGTATGGAAAATCACATTAAGTCCATTTTAGAATCTATTTATCAGCATCAGTGGTTTAATACGTGTCAGTGCTTTGCTGGGAAGCCAGTTAAAATCAAAGGACCctaagaataaaagaaaaaaatagcaaaGAAAGGAAATCGGTCTAATGCTGATATTGAGCACTTTGTGCCACAAGCCAGCAGATGATTGCAAAAGGCAATATGAGAGGAAAGGGGTGTTCTTCTGGAATGTTTAGACACTGGTCTGCCGGCCAGCGGGAATACTGAACACACACCCCTCACCCCAACAAACATATGCACACATTCACAAAAACCAAAGATTTGCCACGTGTTCACTCTCAGTACAGCAGGAGAGAGACTGACGTGAAATGAAAGGTGTTGTACCCGATAGCTTTAGAACGTGTTCGTGAACGCCCATGATTTAGAACAGGATTACAGAAAACCGCCAAAGACACAAAGCTTTCGAGTTATTCAATAGCAAACGCTCTGCTAAACCACAAGAAAGATGAACTTCCAGTTGTTTTAGTTGTTCTTAGGAGAAGAGCCCATATGAGGAGAAGATGCCTTAAGAAGGGTCATAAGGAATAGATGGGTCATGAGAGGTCTTTGGGGATATCACCCTCCTCTCCTGGTCTATAAAGGATCTGCTAAATTAGCAGGATAAGTGATTTTTGGGGGTTTGTACAGTAGAGTGTAAAAATCAATCATGTGCGTGTGAACTTCAGTCTTGCTCCATGGTGTCGTCTGCAGTCTCTGAGCTGTCCGAACTGATTTCTGCAGTGGTGCTGCCCTCTGCCGTCAGCTCTGTGGAACTGCTGGGACTTGCAGATGGAGTCTCTGCACTGGACACTTCCTCGTCACTGCTGTTGTTGCTGCTACTGCTGACTGGGTCATTTCTCTCGTCCGTTTCCTGAGCCTCGGCGCTCTCTTCCCTCTCCGACCGCTGCTCTGATAGATCTGATTCACTGCCAGTCACCTGATTGTGGGAAGGGTCGGGTGAATCGTCCGAAGCCGATTTCTCAGCCCTGTTTTCCACGACCTCTGACTGTGTACTAGAAGGTTCTGCAGAGAGGagcagaaaatgtaaatgtatgcaaaGAGATGCTCGACAGCTGCAGATGTGCAAAGATATTAACACAGCAGTTACCCACATGAACAAGAGGGTGGAAATAAAACAAGAGAAATTTACATTAGTGACTTATTTTACATTGACTGAACCCCAAAAAATATGGTCAATGATGATTTTCAGTCACCCACATTCCTTGCACAGAGATATGTACTAATATCAATAGCTTGGACACACTGACTAAATGAGTTTCTGAATGACCAAATgtctttataaaaatctaaattctacaaaagacttaaaaataagtgttttttttttttttttaatcacataacTATGATTCTAaatgttcaaaatattaataacccaaaatgggtaggtgtgtccaaacttctgACCATTATTAAAAGAGCATCTCTAGATTTCTTAAAGACATTCAGTGCTCATCCAGTTGGCTTCATCAGCTATCAGATCAGTAAACAGACTAGACATCAAGAAAAGCTCTAAAATACTGTGATACACACTTTATCAAGACATGCTAAATGTCCAGTTTAAACACCAGACCTGACTGGCAGAGGGGGACAAGTACATTTCCTGAATGAGGCTTTTTAAGAGCCAAACGTTCAAAATAGGTTTGTGGGCTGGGGTTTGTGTGAACTCCAGCAGGACGGTTAGCAAATGGCAAGAAAGTAATCTGGTTTATTACGTTGAAGCCTAGTAAAGTAGAATGCATTTTTCATTGCTGCTCATGTCTGCAGAAATTGCCTTTGCCAAGCATGTTAGGATTTAGTTTTGCCAGTAAAGGAACAAAAACAcgaatgaagaagaaaaaaaaaaaaaattgaacaaaacAGCACTTTCCATTTTTGGCAGGTTCCCCTAAACGGTTACCTAGCTACAGTGGTACACAGCTGCAGATGTGCAGTGTTTGTGGTGATACTCATGTTGATACCACAATCTGAGCCacataatacaatattaaaaacaccTTTGGGTGGGAATGAGACTCCGGTTTGGACCAAACAAGCAAACCAAAGGTGAGAAAAGCCTAAAACAAGCAGCTGACAGTCCCAGACAACAGATGAAGCCACTCTGATGATAGGTAAAATAACTTAATGAATGGCCAAGGTCCAGGATGCTTTAAGATAAACCTGATATTCATTTTGTCCATGCAGGATGTTAGAAACAAAATCTCTTTATGCGTATGCCAATATACTATCAACATAGTTCTGCTGGTAGTCATAAAAGAACGTACCTTGGTCTTCAGTGACGAATTCGTCAGGTTTATTATCCTTTGCCTCCGCAGTGATGTCTGATGAGGACTGCGCTACATCTGAAGAGCTCTCCGCCACCGATGTGCAGGGTGACTGCTTCTCATCCAGCTCTTTCTCCCTTCCATCCTcactgtcatcctcttcttcaAACTtaagtctctttgcttcgtgcaTTTCAGTGTTTGTAGCATCATCATCTTCTTCACGATGTTTACTCTTCACTGGACCAATATGTGAACCTTCTGCTTCTGAATCTGAAGTCtcacttaaagaaaaaaagacaaaacacttATTAGACTCCAAATACACAGTTACACAGACCGTGAAATCATCATTTGATTTTGTGGGCCTTTATACCATGGACGTTTTAAACTCATCTAtgtgttattaaaatattcacCGTGCAGCAGAAACAATCATGAGAAAGACCAAACCAGGTTGGAAAATTATTGACTATAGAAATTTATAGCATGACATTTTCTGCAATTTAAGCAAAAACTAAAGTGACAATTTTAAGAATATAGATATGTAAAATAACAGTGGTGAAGACCAGTTCTTCCAAAACTGCTTCAGTAGTgaatacaaacaaaaaagcagTGCTCTTTCATCAACAGCAGGGCTACATGGTTTGAACACGAGTGTCACATCCTGGCATTTCAGACTTACTTGACTGTTCTGTCTGATTGCTCTGATGCTTGTTCTTTGCTGTCTGTGCTGTCAGGAAGGCCGTTGGTAGCTACGCTGCTGGACAGGGAGAGTTTTGGTCTGTTCAGTGGCCTGGGTGTTCCTGGACCATTCACATTTCTATCACAGACAGCGGACAGTAATATTAGGTCCAGCTAGACTCTCTTTACAGTGAGCATGAACATTTCAAGCTGAATCGATTCAGTCCGTTTAGTGACCCATGAGGCTAAAGTTTCTATAACGCTGATTAAAGTGATAAACTCACCTATCGGGAAACGCTGAAGTGTTGCCAGGGAACATGACACCATTCATTCTGCTCACACAACCGGACCCTTTTTtcctttaaaagtaaataaaagtaataaaagtatTAAGAACATCTGAACAGCCCTTGAAAACATTATAAGCATCACTAAAAACTGGTATTGAAAGCTGCCCAAACACAAAACGGTAAAATAGAGCAGACAGAGAGTTTAACTCACTCGGAGGTGGAACACACACAGCTGACCACCATCACattctaaaaatgaaaaagatttcACTTGAACTGAGCGGAGACAGGAGCTGCTTTAAAACAGGACACAAATAAAACCATTGCCAAAGAACTGCTCATTTCCTTGAGCAACGTACCTTCTCCACACCCCTGAGAAACTTGTCGGTTCCTGTGTAGTTTCTTTTCGGCTCAGTAAGAAGCTCACAAAGACGCTGAATAGTgaaaggaatcctgaaaaaataataataataattttttattcaaatatgttCACAGAGGCACGTGTAATGTGTTTGTTAAGGCTTACCCGTTGTATCCACTGACGATTTTGAGAATCCTCTGCTTCATCTCCTCAAAGGGAATGTACTCCACGTTTGGATTGGCAGGTCCCCGCTGCTCTGGACACGAGGCTTTAAAATCATCCATCACTTTCTCCAGCTTAAAGAGGAAGTAGCCTTTAAACTGAGACCACTGAATCCTGATGATGTGAATGAAAAGAATGATGACAGTTCTGATGAAAAAGGCAATTCGATCATGGAAATACAGTACAGTAATGCTGTAACGGTTTACACAAACAGCGCACTCCAAACAGgcaaaaattgcttttaaaattgCAATCGTCTTTCTCATATGAGTGAAAATTTGCTGAAGGGGAGGGATTATTATATCAGAGAAAAGATATCTAGGGTAATGGTTTTTTAAGTAAGAAAgggtgcatgaaa
This Carassius gibelio isolate Cgi1373 ecotype wild population from Czech Republic chromosome A23, carGib1.2-hapl.c, whole genome shotgun sequence DNA region includes the following protein-coding sequences:
- the LOC127944663 gene encoding E3 ubiquitin-protein ligase PDZRN3-B-like; protein product: MGFDLDRFEGPVDPDLICKLCGKVLEDPLSTPCGHVFCAACALQWLAKVSRCPVQCQKISTKELNHVLPLKNLILKLDIRCDHRERGCNRVMKLQHLPEHEETCEFSPVSCGNKGCDAVLSLRDVASHMREECEHRTVDFCKDGCGLALTLKRSEEDHSCLRALRTHSGLLQSKVLSLEKELKRQSLSFSKRERSLLSKLSALHCELHITALTFQKKITEYKSRIDALSSSWMPLEKGEETRSLKVTLHRTSSGSLGFSIIRGRLSGEPEQNWDISDGIYVSKIVENGAADKAGLHVHDRIIEVNGRTLSVATHDQAIEAFQTAKDPLEVWVLRRTAQKTCRTLKPTRGMDNSTQTNITLKTSQQIETLANMPSPSTPCMALLDSFRSPSQYQLARHDSPYSSDFHDDVQKDIESGGLEYEEVDLQRKTTQDKLGLKLCYKTDDEKSAIYISEIDSEGIAAKDGRVQEGDQIIQINGMDIQSHEAAVTLLTKVGSKNVTLLVARPESQDVGRLEKDRYNLKDLHVGILEQQHHKVKEFTASMLQQSTNEEDGGTTDTATLLSNQHEKDSGVGRTDESTRNDESSEQDILGDDQNSFCDTLPENHKKYNNNLDTVESGDMHLSNDSFLSVDNGDSGNFLGIPGTTCDHFRKQLEPKSLMNGNSLPGFLEHDATLFGKRVSGDCDDQEIQILNEELLNIELKCLSIIQAHRLKAEVGDLQAKNPSNEHFEQVHQDLINNHVDNEGSTSAYNTGESSWSLRPALESDSPDSQRMVAGDKGKGSPMHRRNSTAGCSKHHLSPIQEISPTKSLPGDPEVINQGKRKQSKKKIPRKSLLPSLCHSSYKNTYIPAHAQHYQSYMQLIQQKSAVEYAQSQVSLASLCMNAETTPTESKLRMGWKVKIRSDGTRYITKRPIRDQLLKKRALHIREERCSATTDDDAASELKLGRYWNKEERKQHAARAKEQRQRRELMKQCCIESKEQAGAMDKKEADIIQLSRKRMMKRRNKKIFDNWMTIQELLTHGTMSTDDKRLYNSFLSVTTV
- the LOC127944664 gene encoding serine/threonine-protein phosphatase 4 regulatory subunit 2-A isoform X1 codes for the protein MEIDTLLGAFRDFEKKGEKETCPILDQFLLHVAKTGETMIQWSQFKGYFLFKLEKVMDDFKASCPEQRGPANPNVEYIPFEEMKQRILKIVSGYNGIPFTIQRLCELLTEPKRNYTGTDKFLRGVEKNVMVVSCVCSTSEKKGSGCVSRMNGVMFPGNTSAFPDRNVNGPGTPRPLNRPKLSLSSSVATNGLPDSTDSKEQASEQSDRTVNETSDSEAEGSHIGPVKSKHREEDDDATNTEMHEAKRLKFEEEDDSEDGREKELDEKQSPCTSVAESSSDVAQSSSDITAEAKDNKPDEFVTEDQEPSSTQSEVVENRAEKSASDDSPDPSHNQVTGSESDLSEQRSEREESAEAQETDERNDPVSSSSNNSSDEEVSSAETPSASPSSSTELTAEGSTTAEISSDSSETADDTMEQD
- the LOC127944664 gene encoding serine/threonine-protein phosphatase 4 regulatory subunit 2-A isoform X2; its protein translation is MDDFKASCPEQRGPANPNVEYIPFEEMKQRILKIVSGYNGIPFTIQRLCELLTEPKRNYTGTDKFLRGVEKNVMVVSCVCSTSEKKGSGCVSRMNGVMFPGNTSAFPDRNVNGPGTPRPLNRPKLSLSSSVATNGLPDSTDSKEQASEQSDRTVNETSDSEAEGSHIGPVKSKHREEDDDATNTEMHEAKRLKFEEEDDSEDGREKELDEKQSPCTSVAESSSDVAQSSSDITAEAKDNKPDEFVTEDQEPSSTQSEVVENRAEKSASDDSPDPSHNQVTGSESDLSEQRSEREESAEAQETDERNDPVSSSSNNSSDEEVSSAETPSASPSSSTELTAEGSTTAEISSDSSETADDTMEQD